In Streptomyces sp. NBC_00704, a genomic segment contains:
- a CDS encoding NYN domain-containing protein, whose amino-acid sequence MVESAGGGPGDGAAEMLDRPLPDGVRRRVVTIVSDGFGGLTVGELPTQLRQYARFAPNRRAKFAGTAMAAALETDPLFRQRIAEKYREAQPELSGALDSGSPTPAADPLDVAAAAYVLRPAGWVKLVTAAGEEAQRADAERADEESRAELERLREELDRAREQTRADTERLRAELDAAKKEAESLHRKLRSALSDVKRGEAALRRVQAETETVRAEAHAQVSAAESETRRLKSRLGEAEAALEATRRAAREGRSVEDMRVRLLLDTVLDAAQGLRRELALPPVSVRPAETVEAVEPGRMTPKDIAARALSEHDPAILDQLLALPQAHLVVDGYNVTKTGYPQMPLEKQRLRLLGQLSQLAAQTGAEVTCVFDGAELAAPVLLAPPRGVRVLFSKPGVTADELIRQLVRAEPSGRPVIVASTDREVADGVAKVGARPVASAVLLKRLS is encoded by the coding sequence ATGGTGGAGAGCGCAGGCGGGGGGCCGGGCGACGGCGCCGCCGAGATGCTCGACCGTCCGCTGCCGGACGGCGTGCGGCGCAGGGTCGTCACGATCGTCTCCGACGGCTTCGGCGGGCTGACGGTCGGCGAACTGCCCACGCAGTTGCGGCAGTACGCCCGGTTCGCCCCCAATCGACGGGCCAAGTTCGCGGGGACCGCGATGGCGGCCGCGCTGGAGACCGATCCGCTGTTCCGGCAGCGCATCGCCGAGAAGTACAGAGAGGCCCAGCCGGAACTGTCCGGCGCCCTCGACTCCGGCTCGCCGACCCCGGCCGCGGACCCGCTCGACGTGGCGGCCGCGGCCTACGTACTGCGGCCCGCCGGCTGGGTGAAGCTGGTCACCGCGGCCGGCGAGGAGGCCCAGCGGGCCGACGCGGAACGGGCCGACGAGGAGAGCCGGGCCGAACTGGAACGGCTGCGCGAGGAGCTGGACCGGGCCCGGGAGCAGACCCGCGCGGACACCGAGCGGCTGCGCGCCGAGCTGGACGCGGCGAAGAAGGAGGCCGAGTCGCTGCACCGCAAGCTGCGCTCGGCCCTCAGCGACGTCAAGCGGGGCGAGGCCGCGCTGCGCAGGGTGCAGGCCGAGACGGAGACCGTGCGCGCCGAGGCGCACGCCCAGGTGTCCGCCGCCGAGAGCGAGACCCGGCGGCTGAAGTCGCGGCTGGGCGAGGCGGAGGCGGCCCTGGAGGCCACCCGGCGGGCGGCGCGCGAGGGCCGCAGCGTGGAGGACATGCGGGTGCGGCTGCTGCTGGACACCGTGCTGGACGCGGCCCAGGGGCTGCGCCGGGAACTGGCGCTGCCCCCGGTGTCGGTGCGGCCGGCGGAGACCGTCGAGGCGGTCGAGCCGGGCCGGATGACCCCCAAGGACATCGCCGCCCGGGCCCTGTCGGAGCACGATCCGGCCATTCTCGACCAGTTGCTCGCGCTGCCGCAGGCGCACCTCGTCGTCGACGGCTACAACGTCACCAAGACCGGCTATCCGCAGATGCCGCTGGAGAAGCAGCGGTTGCGGCTGCTGGGGCAGCTCTCGCAGCTCGCCGCGCAGACCGGCGCTGAGGTCACCTGTGTCTTCGACGGTGCCGAACTGGCCGCTCCGGTGCTGCTCGCGCCGCCGCGCGGGGTGCGGGTGCTGTTCTCCAAGCCGGGCGTCACGGCCGACGAGCTGATCCGTCAGCTGGTGCGGGCCGAGCCGTCCGGCCGCCCGGTCATCGTGGCCTCGACCGACCGTGAGGTGGCCGACGGGGTGGCCAAGGTGGGCGCCCGGCCGGTGGCTTCCGCGGTGCTTCTGAAGCGCCTGTCCTGA
- a CDS encoding rhomboid family intramembrane serine protease, whose protein sequence is MTSNWSGPVRRALRTSPAPVTHGLIALCCLIFVIGPASGFNPAYGAGGGLPAAQRAYFRRWGVVPAELFDGAPGAVLSPATALFVHGSWVHLLGNMLFLFVFGAMTERRMGRLQFALFYTCCGSLALLGYAAANAESSQSLVGASGAISAVLGAFLYLFPRARVTSLLPFLFFLPLRFPAWVVLPFWAGLQWVGAGRSPHGPGVAYLAHLVGFGLGLLYAWARFGERRGAGDGPGRAAGGDGRATRVKAAPAPAPEGENQP, encoded by the coding sequence ATGACCAGCAACTGGAGCGGGCCGGTCCGCAGGGCGCTCCGCACCTCCCCGGCGCCGGTGACCCACGGCCTGATCGCCCTGTGCTGTCTGATCTTCGTGATCGGTCCCGCCTCGGGTTTCAACCCGGCGTACGGCGCGGGCGGCGGGCTGCCGGCCGCGCAGCGCGCCTACTTCCGCCGCTGGGGCGTGGTGCCCGCCGAACTCTTCGACGGCGCTCCCGGCGCCGTCCTGAGCCCGGCCACCGCCCTCTTCGTGCACGGCAGCTGGGTGCACCTGCTGGGCAACATGCTGTTCCTCTTCGTCTTCGGGGCCATGACCGAGCGCCGGATGGGCCGCCTTCAGTTCGCGCTCTTCTACACCTGCTGCGGCTCCCTGGCCCTGCTGGGCTACGCGGCCGCGAACGCCGAGTCGTCGCAGTCCCTGGTGGGCGCCTCGGGCGCGATCTCGGCGGTGCTCGGAGCGTTCCTGTACCTGTTCCCGCGGGCGCGGGTGACCAGTCTCCTGCCGTTCCTGTTCTTCCTTCCGCTGCGCTTCCCCGCCTGGGTCGTGCTGCCCTTCTGGGCGGGCCTGCAATGGGTGGGGGCGGGGCGGTCCCCGCACGGGCCCGGGGTGGCGTACCTGGCCCACCTGGTCGGTTTCGGCCTGGGGCTCCTCTACGCGTGGGCCCGCTTCGGCGAGCGCCGCGGCGCCGGGGACGGCCCCGGAAGGGCGGCGGGGGGAGACGGGCGGGCGACTAGAGTGAAGGCCGCCCCAGCTCCGGCCCCCGAGGGAGAGAACCAGCCGTGA
- a CDS encoding Lrp/AsnC family transcriptional regulator — MITAIVLIKTSVDRIPEIAERIASLDSVSEVFSVTGTYDLIAMVRVKQHEDLAEVIPGSISKIPGVEGTDTHVAFRTYSQHDLEAAFAIGLDS; from the coding sequence GTGATCACCGCGATCGTCCTCATCAAGACCAGCGTGGACCGGATCCCCGAGATCGCCGAGCGGATCGCCTCGCTGGACAGCGTCAGCGAGGTCTTCTCCGTGACGGGGACGTACGACCTCATCGCGATGGTCCGGGTGAAGCAGCACGAGGACCTCGCCGAGGTCATCCCCGGCAGCATCAGCAAGATCCCCGGGGTGGAGGGGACGGACACGCACGTGGCGTTCCGCACGTACTCGCAGCACGACCTGGAGGCGGCGTTCGCCATCGGGCTGGACTCGTAG